A stretch of the Taeniopygia guttata chromosome 3, bTaeGut7.mat, whole genome shotgun sequence genome encodes the following:
- the SLC3A1 gene encoding amino acid transporter heavy chain SLC3A1 isoform X1, translated as MELSEKGGVQNNGFVQNEDFEDKETDTNSQEEMPKTCSVDVEPVAVEETVLKPYAGMPKEVLLQFSSQARYRVTREILFWLVIAGSVVLVCATIAIIALSPKCLDWWQASPIYQIYPRSFRDSNMDGNGDLKGIQEKLDHITYLNIKTIWITSFFKSPLKDLGYGAEDFYDIDPIFGSMTDFENLIAAIHDRGLKLIMDLIPNHTSDKHRWFQLSRNRTGQYTDYYIWQDCRQAAGSVIPPNNWVSVFGNSSWQFDDVRKQCYFHQFGKEQPDLNFRNPAVQQEIRDIIKFWLGKGVDGFSFGAVKFFLEATHLRDEPPVNKSQNGETITAYSQLYHDYTTTQVGLHDIIRSFRHTMNEFSREPGRYRFMGSDDDEKEDIKATMMYYGTTFIQEADFPFNFNLINMKDLSGNSIFEAVNSWMKNMPAGKWPNWAVGSPNAARISTRVGKEYINVMNMLLLTLPGTPVTYYGEEIGMENIASENPTLPEKSPMQWDGEVNAGFTEGNSSWLPVNSDYQSVNVEIQSTWSNSTLSLYRALTLLRNNELPMNRGWMCHVWNDTDVFVYVRELDGLDRVFMMVLNFGQETTTDLQAVAPNLPSEAVIRLSTHFSNAGKVVNTKLIKTEMGEGLVLEYRTTKPVHTMDAFQGKCFVAEKACYSKALNLLYMNC; from the exons ATGGAGCTGAGTGAGAAGGGAGGTGTGCAGAACAATGGATTTGTTCAAAATGAGGATTTTGAGGACAAGGAAACAGACACCAATAGCCAAGAAGAAATGCCAAAAACGTGCAGTGTTGATGTGGAGCCGGTGGCTGTGGAGGAGACAGTGTTGAAGCCTTATGCTGGGATGCCAAAGGAGGTCTTGCTGCAGTTCTCCAGCCAAGCCCGCTACAGAGTCACCAGGGAGATCCTCTTCTGGCTCGTCATTGCTGGTTCCGTTGTGCTTGTGTGTGCCACGATTGCCATCATTGCTCTCTCTCCAAAGTGCCTTGACTGGTGGCAGGCCAGTCCTATTTACCAGATCTATCCTCGCTCCTTCAGGGACAGCAACatggatgggaatggggatctGAAAG GTATCCAAGAAAAACTGGACCATATTACATATTTGAATATAAAAACCATCTGGATCACCTCTTTCTTTAAATCCCCTTTAAAAGACCTTGGATATGGAGCTGAAGACTTCTATGACATTGATCCCATTTTTGGATCAATGACAGATTTTGAGAATTTGATTGCAGCCATACATGACAGAG ggCTAAAGCTGATAATGGATTTAATACCAAACCACACAAGTGACAAACACCGGTGGTTTCAGCTGAGCCGCAATCGGACTGGGCAGTACACGGACTACTACATCTGGCAGGACTGCAGGCAGGCTGCTGGCTCAGTCATCCCTCCCAACAACTGG GTGAGTGTctttgggaattccagctggCAGTTTGACGATGTGAGAAAGCAATGTTATTTCCATCAgtttgggaaggagcagccagACTTAAATTTTCGCAACCCTGCTGTCCAACAAGAAATCCGT GATATTATCAAATTTTGGCTTGGCAAAGGAGTTGACGGATTTAGTTTTGGCGCTGTTAAATTTTTCTTAGAAGCAACACATCTCCGGGATGAGCCTCCAGTGAACAAGTCTCAGAATGGA GAGACTATCACAGCCTATTCCCAGCTGTACCATGACTACACCACCACACAAGTCGGTTTGCATGACATCATCCGCAGCTTCCGTCACACCATGAATGAGTTCAGCAGAGAGCCTGGCAGATACAG ATTTATGGGTTCTGATGATGATGAAAAGGAAGACATTAAAGCAACAATGATGTATTATGGAACAACTTTTATCCAAGAAGCAGATTTTCCCTTCAACTTCAACCTAATTAACATGAAAGATCTATCAGGCAACAGTATTTTTGAAGCTGTCAACTCATGGATGAAAAACATGCCTGCAGGAAAATGGCCAAACTGGGCA GTTGGAAGCCCTAACGCTGCTCGGATTTCAACTCGGGTTGGGAAGGAGTACATCAATGTCATGAACATGCTGCTTTTAACCCTCCCTGGCACTCCTGTAACTTACTATGGTGAAGAAATAGGCATGGAGAATATTGCATCAGAAAAT CCAACCCTCCCAGAGAAATCCCCCATGCAGTGGGATGGAGAAGTTAATGCTGGTTTTACTGAAGGCAACAGCAGCTGGTTACCTGTTAACTCAGACTACCAAAGTGTAAATGTGGAA ATCCAGAGCACCTGGTCCAACTCAACCCTGAGTTTGTACCGAGCGCTGACGCTGCTGCGGAACAATGAGCTCCCCATGAATCGGGGGTGGATGTGCCACGTCTGGAATGACACTGACGTGTTTGTCTATGTGAGGGAGCTGGATGGCTTGGACAGAGTCTTCATGATGGTGCTCAACTTCGGCCAGGAGACAACAACAGACCTGCAGGCCGTAGCTCCTAATCTTCCCTCTGAAGCTGTAATAAGACTCAGTACTCATTTTAGCAATGCTGGCAAAGTGGTCAATACCAAACTAATTAAAACTGAGATGGGAGAAGGCCTGGTCCTGGAATATAGAACAACAAAGCCTGTTCATACTATGGACGCTTTTCAAGGGAAGTGTTTTGTGGCAGAAAAAGCTTGTTATTCCAAGGCCCTCAATTTACTCTACATGAACTGTTAA
- the SLC3A1 gene encoding amino acid transporter heavy chain SLC3A1 isoform X2 has protein sequence MELSEKGGVQNNGFVQNEDFEDKETDTNSQEEMPKTCSVDVEPVAVEETVLKPYAGMPKEVLLQFSSQARYRVTREILFWLVIAGSVVLVCATIAIIALSPKCLDWWQASPIYQIYPRSFRDSNMDGNGDLKGIQEKLDHITYLNIKTIWITSFFKSPLKDLGYGAEDFYDIDPIFGSMTDFENLIAAIHDRGLKLIMDLIPNHTSDKHRWFQLSRNRTGQYTDYYIWQDCRQAAGSVIPPNNWVSVFGNSSWQFDDVRKQCYFHQFGKEQPDLNFRNPAVQQEIRETITAYSQLYHDYTTTQVGLHDIIRSFRHTMNEFSREPGRYRFMGSDDDEKEDIKATMMYYGTTFIQEADFPFNFNLINMKDLSGNSIFEAVNSWMKNMPAGKWPNWAVGSPNAARISTRVGKEYINVMNMLLLTLPGTPVTYYGEEIGMENIASENPTLPEKSPMQWDGEVNAGFTEGNSSWLPVNSDYQSVNVEIQSTWSNSTLSLYRALTLLRNNELPMNRGWMCHVWNDTDVFVYVRELDGLDRVFMMVLNFGQETTTDLQAVAPNLPSEAVIRLSTHFSNAGKVVNTKLIKTEMGEGLVLEYRTTKPVHTMDAFQGKCFVAEKACYSKALNLLYMNC, from the exons ATGGAGCTGAGTGAGAAGGGAGGTGTGCAGAACAATGGATTTGTTCAAAATGAGGATTTTGAGGACAAGGAAACAGACACCAATAGCCAAGAAGAAATGCCAAAAACGTGCAGTGTTGATGTGGAGCCGGTGGCTGTGGAGGAGACAGTGTTGAAGCCTTATGCTGGGATGCCAAAGGAGGTCTTGCTGCAGTTCTCCAGCCAAGCCCGCTACAGAGTCACCAGGGAGATCCTCTTCTGGCTCGTCATTGCTGGTTCCGTTGTGCTTGTGTGTGCCACGATTGCCATCATTGCTCTCTCTCCAAAGTGCCTTGACTGGTGGCAGGCCAGTCCTATTTACCAGATCTATCCTCGCTCCTTCAGGGACAGCAACatggatgggaatggggatctGAAAG GTATCCAAGAAAAACTGGACCATATTACATATTTGAATATAAAAACCATCTGGATCACCTCTTTCTTTAAATCCCCTTTAAAAGACCTTGGATATGGAGCTGAAGACTTCTATGACATTGATCCCATTTTTGGATCAATGACAGATTTTGAGAATTTGATTGCAGCCATACATGACAGAG ggCTAAAGCTGATAATGGATTTAATACCAAACCACACAAGTGACAAACACCGGTGGTTTCAGCTGAGCCGCAATCGGACTGGGCAGTACACGGACTACTACATCTGGCAGGACTGCAGGCAGGCTGCTGGCTCAGTCATCCCTCCCAACAACTGG GTGAGTGTctttgggaattccagctggCAGTTTGACGATGTGAGAAAGCAATGTTATTTCCATCAgtttgggaaggagcagccagACTTAAATTTTCGCAACCCTGCTGTCCAACAAGAAATCCGT GAGACTATCACAGCCTATTCCCAGCTGTACCATGACTACACCACCACACAAGTCGGTTTGCATGACATCATCCGCAGCTTCCGTCACACCATGAATGAGTTCAGCAGAGAGCCTGGCAGATACAG ATTTATGGGTTCTGATGATGATGAAAAGGAAGACATTAAAGCAACAATGATGTATTATGGAACAACTTTTATCCAAGAAGCAGATTTTCCCTTCAACTTCAACCTAATTAACATGAAAGATCTATCAGGCAACAGTATTTTTGAAGCTGTCAACTCATGGATGAAAAACATGCCTGCAGGAAAATGGCCAAACTGGGCA GTTGGAAGCCCTAACGCTGCTCGGATTTCAACTCGGGTTGGGAAGGAGTACATCAATGTCATGAACATGCTGCTTTTAACCCTCCCTGGCACTCCTGTAACTTACTATGGTGAAGAAATAGGCATGGAGAATATTGCATCAGAAAAT CCAACCCTCCCAGAGAAATCCCCCATGCAGTGGGATGGAGAAGTTAATGCTGGTTTTACTGAAGGCAACAGCAGCTGGTTACCTGTTAACTCAGACTACCAAAGTGTAAATGTGGAA ATCCAGAGCACCTGGTCCAACTCAACCCTGAGTTTGTACCGAGCGCTGACGCTGCTGCGGAACAATGAGCTCCCCATGAATCGGGGGTGGATGTGCCACGTCTGGAATGACACTGACGTGTTTGTCTATGTGAGGGAGCTGGATGGCTTGGACAGAGTCTTCATGATGGTGCTCAACTTCGGCCAGGAGACAACAACAGACCTGCAGGCCGTAGCTCCTAATCTTCCCTCTGAAGCTGTAATAAGACTCAGTACTCATTTTAGCAATGCTGGCAAAGTGGTCAATACCAAACTAATTAAAACTGAGATGGGAGAAGGCCTGGTCCTGGAATATAGAACAACAAAGCCTGTTCATACTATGGACGCTTTTCAAGGGAAGTGTTTTGTGGCAGAAAAAGCTTGTTATTCCAAGGCCCTCAATTTACTCTACATGAACTGTTAA